A part of Deltaproteobacteria bacterium genomic DNA contains:
- a CDS encoding type III pantothenate kinase, translating into MLLVIDVGNTNIVFGVYDGDELAGHWRIATNPDRTTDETGILLHEIFNFAGIDIRKIRGSVISSVVPPVLHPVTRMCERYFRHAPLVVGPGIKTGISILYDNPKEVGADRIVNAVAAHHMYPGDNCVVVDFGTATTFDYVTRKGEYLGGVISPGLQVALNGLFSAASKLPRVEIAKPTKILGKNTVHAIQAGIFYGYVGLVDGIVNRLREEQGDLKARVLATGGLSSLIAQESKTIEEVDAFLTLFGLKLIYEMNR; encoded by the coding sequence ATGCTGCTAGTGATCGATGTCGGCAATACCAATATCGTTTTCGGCGTTTATGACGGCGACGAGCTGGCCGGGCACTGGCGGATTGCCACCAATCCCGACCGTACGACCGATGAGACTGGCATCCTGCTTCACGAGATTTTCAACTTCGCGGGAATCGATATCCGCAAGATCCGGGGTTCGGTAATCTCGTCGGTCGTGCCGCCTGTGCTCCACCCGGTGACGCGCATGTGCGAACGCTACTTCCGCCATGCGCCGCTGGTGGTGGGACCGGGCATCAAGACCGGTATCAGCATCCTGTACGACAATCCCAAGGAGGTCGGGGCTGACCGGATCGTTAATGCCGTAGCCGCGCACCACATGTACCCCGGCGACAACTGCGTCGTGGTGGATTTCGGGACGGCGACGACTTTCGATTACGTGACGCGCAAGGGAGAGTATCTGGGCGGGGTGATCTCGCCGGGCCTTCAGGTGGCCCTGAACGGCCTCTTTTCGGCGGCCTCAAAACTGCCCCGCGTCGAAATCGCCAAGCCAACGAAAATACTGGGGAAAAACACTGTTCACGCGATTCAGGCGGGGATTTTCTATGGCTACGTCGGCCTTGTGGACGGGATCGTCAACCGCCTGCGGGAAGAGCAGGGTGATCTCAAGGCCCGGGTTCTGGCTACCGGGGGGCTTTCGTCGCTGATTGCCCAGGAATCGAAGACAATTGAAGAAGTAGATGCCTTCCTCACGCTTTTTGGGTTAAAATTGATCTACGAAATGAATCGTTGA
- a CDS encoding GTPase domain-containing protein, producing the protein MATFNNTTRDIRAKIVYYGPGQSGKTTNIQYIHAKLKEDLRGDLMTLATEQDRTLFFDYLPVDLGEISGFKTRIQVYTVPGQVFYNSTRKLVLKNADGIVFVADSSRRFLKDNLESFQNLIDNLRDYGLKVTDLPLVVQFNKRDAPDAMPVAELQEKLNRAGFPQFEAVASSGQGVLPTFQGLTKLVLKHIKDTTIGGMPPLPGSQRPVPRPALRISPAPSAPVPSLEGEQQLDADEEALLDSLGPPSTGSVAPAASAPQKPDAVPTAAILAAAGIPAPAAKNVAPETVSKIDPVPTRLAVTGIGSIETAPGGGILVTVRLKDPLTGKTYEAKIDLSVRAPAGGK; encoded by the coding sequence GTGGCAACCTTCAACAACACCACCCGCGACATTCGCGCGAAGATTGTCTATTACGGGCCGGGGCAGTCCGGGAAAACCACGAATATCCAGTACATCCACGCCAAGCTGAAGGAAGACCTGCGTGGCGACCTGATGACGCTGGCGACCGAACAGGACCGGACGCTGTTTTTCGACTATCTGCCGGTGGACCTTGGGGAGATCAGCGGGTTCAAGACCCGGATACAGGTCTACACCGTACCGGGCCAGGTTTTCTACAATTCGACGCGGAAACTCGTCCTGAAGAACGCCGATGGAATAGTGTTCGTTGCCGATTCCTCGCGCCGGTTCCTCAAGGACAACCTGGAAAGCTTTCAGAACCTTATCGACAACCTGCGGGACTATGGACTGAAGGTGACGGACCTGCCGCTGGTTGTCCAGTTCAACAAACGTGACGCTCCCGACGCAATGCCGGTCGCCGAGTTGCAGGAAAAACTCAACCGTGCCGGGTTTCCGCAGTTCGAGGCGGTGGCCAGTTCGGGCCAGGGAGTGCTTCCGACCTTTCAGGGGCTCACCAAGCTGGTCCTGAAGCACATCAAGGATACCACCATCGGGGGAATGCCTCCGCTTCCAGGGAGCCAGCGCCCGGTTCCGCGGCCGGCGCTTCGGATCTCACCCGCGCCTTCCGCGCCGGTTCCGTCGCTCGAAGGCGAGCAGCAGCTTGACGCCGACGAGGAGGCCCTGCTGGACAGTCTGGGGCCGCCGTCGACCGGGTCTGTGGCACCAGCAGCCTCCGCGCCACAAAAACCTGATGCCGTGCCGACGGCGGCGATACTGGCTGCTGCCGGCATCCCGGCGCCTGCGGCGAAGAATGTCGCGCCGGAAACGGTTTCCAAGATCGATCCGGTTCCCACGCGGCTTGCTGTAACCGGAATTGGTTCCATCGAGACCGCGCCCGGTGGCGGTATTCTGGTCACGGTCCGGCTCAAGGATCCCCTTACCGGAAAGACCTACGAGGCCAAGATCGACCTGTCGGTCCGGGCTCCTGCCGGAGGGAAATAG
- a CDS encoding biotin--[acetyl-CoA-carboxylase] ligase, with the protein MAGLTHTELSMLDLLRSGGGFHSSAELTEKLGVTRAAMSKAVARLRDRGYGIESKASVGYALESLPDRLYPELIQHGLETQFAGQEIVWFEKTDSTNTQAARLADKGAAEGVLVVAESQSAGRGRLGRSWVSPAGLNFYGSFVLRPSLAPVAAAQVTLLSGLCVARSIEAVSGVRPRIKWPNDVLIGDRKVSGVLTESSSELDRINWIVLGIGVNLNVEKFPAELKDIATSVRIESGNRVDRAAFARRLCMELEAHYLRFVTQGFAPFRDDWERFARMAGEEVRVGTGTETVEGRSLGLDSDGFLQVETAERRVVRIVAGDVTLIRGQNRR; encoded by the coding sequence ATGGCCGGCCTTACCCACACGGAACTGTCCATGCTGGACCTGCTGAGAAGCGGCGGGGGATTCCATTCGTCGGCGGAGCTGACGGAAAAGCTGGGCGTCACGCGGGCGGCGATGTCAAAGGCCGTGGCGCGTCTCCGGGACCGGGGCTATGGCATAGAGTCAAAGGCGTCGGTCGGTTATGCGCTGGAGAGTCTTCCCGACCGGCTGTACCCAGAACTGATCCAGCACGGCCTGGAGACCCAGTTTGCGGGGCAGGAGATCGTCTGGTTCGAGAAGACCGACTCCACCAATACCCAGGCCGCCCGGCTCGCAGACAAGGGTGCAGCCGAGGGGGTTCTCGTCGTGGCCGAATCCCAGTCGGCCGGTCGCGGACGGCTCGGCAGATCCTGGGTATCTCCGGCCGGGCTCAACTTTTACGGCAGTTTCGTGTTGCGCCCTTCGCTTGCGCCGGTGGCTGCCGCGCAGGTGACGTTGCTGTCGGGGCTCTGCGTGGCCCGGTCGATCGAGGCGGTGTCCGGCGTGCGCCCCCGGATCAAATGGCCCAATGACGTGCTGATCGGTGACCGGAAAGTGTCCGGCGTGCTGACCGAATCGTCCAGCGAGCTGGACCGGATCAACTGGATCGTGCTGGGCATTGGCGTGAACCTGAACGTGGAAAAGTTCCCTGCCGAACTGAAGGATATCGCAACGAGTGTGCGGATCGAGTCGGGAAACCGGGTGGACCGGGCCGCCTTCGCCCGGCGGCTCTGCATGGAACTGGAGGCCCACTATCTCCGGTTCGTGACGCAGGGGTTTGCGCCGTTCCGTGACGACTGGGAGCGGTTCGCACGGATGGCGGGCGAGGAGGTCCGGGTCGGTACCGGGACAGAGACTGTTGAGGGCCGGTCGCTCGGTCTTGATTCGGACGGATTCCTGCAAGTAGAAACGGCGGAGCGCCGCGTGGTGCGGATCGTCGCCGGTGACGTCACGCTGATCCGGGGTCAGAACCGGCGCTAG
- a CDS encoding SPOR domain-containing protein produces the protein MAKDGSGGDGMDEASLDDFFQPPTQDEGGDVVDAELFAPPAPLPAAKKNAPAGAKKTPVLQDHEAVQPFGTAEEAPLEMTPDDDVTDLFGDTSGPGEPAQAVEDLDFSDGAPDKAKKRKKMILIGGAVLGLLLLIGAGFMLFGGSATPPPPPPRPVAAEPSPPVEAPPPAPKIVDPFPGPFAMLGDIDRRPDGANVLTRTLFNASGDADEAARSALPRLAKNQFLSFYFGTYVVPAHLDGAKERVRQWGIKPIQRTADARIDMLRLRVAEFPQRATSEKLARELKGKGFDAFVIKNSPSSYTVYAGSFFTQAKYAEYAAKLGPAGYPPGTQERVQLTKRVYDLWGGQYKTVPEAETAMTSMLKAGWNPRLYLAD, from the coding sequence ATGGCGAAAGATGGCAGCGGCGGCGACGGAATGGATGAAGCGTCGCTGGACGATTTCTTCCAGCCCCCCACGCAGGATGAAGGCGGCGATGTAGTCGACGCGGAACTGTTTGCTCCGCCAGCACCTCTTCCTGCAGCGAAAAAAAATGCGCCGGCTGGCGCGAAAAAGACCCCGGTGCTTCAGGACCACGAGGCGGTTCAGCCATTCGGTACGGCTGAAGAAGCTCCCCTTGAAATGACGCCGGACGATGATGTGACCGACCTATTCGGTGATACGTCCGGTCCGGGTGAACCGGCCCAGGCGGTTGAAGACCTCGATTTTTCCGATGGAGCGCCGGACAAGGCCAAAAAACGGAAAAAGATGATACTGATTGGCGGCGCCGTCCTCGGATTGCTGCTGCTCATCGGTGCCGGCTTCATGCTGTTTGGCGGATCAGCGACTCCGCCTCCTCCTCCGCCCCGGCCGGTCGCAGCCGAGCCGTCTCCGCCGGTGGAGGCTCCGCCGCCCGCGCCGAAGATTGTGGATCCGTTTCCGGGTCCGTTTGCCATGCTGGGCGACATAGATCGCCGGCCCGATGGGGCGAACGTGCTGACGCGGACACTGTTCAACGCTTCCGGCGATGCCGATGAAGCGGCCCGCTCGGCGCTTCCCCGGCTGGCCAAAAACCAGTTCCTCAGTTTCTATTTCGGCACCTACGTCGTGCCGGCCCATCTGGATGGAGCCAAGGAACGGGTCCGCCAGTGGGGCATCAAGCCCATCCAGCGCACCGCCGATGCCCGCATCGACATGCTGCGGCTCAGGGTGGCCGAGTTCCCCCAGCGTGCGACCTCGGAGAAGCTGGCCCGCGAACTGAAAGGCAAGGGCTTCGACGCCTTTGTCATCAAGAACTCGCCATCCAGCTATACGGTCTATGCAGGCAGCTTTTTCACCCAGGCCAAATATGCCGAATATGCCGCAAAGCTGGGGCCTGCGGGATATCCACCGGGCACCCAGGAACGGGTTCAACTAACCAAGCGGGTATATGATCTCTGGGGTGGCCAGTACAAGACCGTTCCCGAAGCCGAAACGGCCATGACCAGCATGTTGAAGGCCGGCTGGAATCCCCGGCTGTATCTGGCGGACTGA
- the aspS gene encoding aspartate--tRNA ligase — MEPSSRSLRLQPLDGWQRTHRNHELTAKDAGQEVVLFGWAHSNRDHGGVIFIDLRDRWGITQVVADPAHSKEAHAHADLVRGEFVLAVRGRVRSRPKDMINPRLPTGEIEVLVDELRILNTSAPPPFQIDDKSEVNENTRLKYRYLDLRRPVVQRPFVLRHEIMAATRQYLNRNGFLDLETPMLTKSTPEGARDFLVPSRVNPGRFYALPQSPQLFKQILMVSGFDAYYQIVKCFRDEDLRADRQPEFTQIDIEKSFLTCEQMYALIEGLLKELVKVSRGYDISTPFPRLTYAEVMERYGSDKPDTRFGLEHLTVTDLFRGSGVKVFAAQVESGGIVKAMNAKGGGQLSRSEIDSLTDLVKIHGAKGLAWIKINEGGAWQSPIEKFLSPAEKDGLRERLKPEVGDILFFMADKPAVAHAALSAVRLHLGAKLNLIDQAKLNFLWVTDFPMFEFDEAEKRYVALHHPFTAPRDEDIPLLDTDPLKATAQAYDIVLNGLELGGGSIRIHRQDIQQKVFSALGLTAEESQAKFGFLLDALQFGTPPHGGLALGLDRTVMLLAGMHSIRDVITFPKTQKGVDLMTDAPGEVDAKQLLELSIRIHRP, encoded by the coding sequence ATGGAACCCTCATCACGCTCCCTCAGGCTGCAGCCCCTTGATGGCTGGCAGCGAACCCACCGTAATCATGAATTGACCGCAAAGGATGCGGGGCAGGAAGTGGTCCTGTTCGGCTGGGCGCATTCAAACCGTGACCACGGCGGCGTCATCTTTATTGATCTCAGGGATCGTTGGGGGATCACGCAGGTGGTGGCTGATCCGGCCCACAGCAAGGAAGCGCATGCCCATGCCGATCTTGTCCGCGGCGAATTCGTGCTGGCGGTAAGGGGCCGTGTCCGGTCCCGGCCAAAGGACATGATCAACCCGCGCCTTCCGACCGGCGAGATCGAGGTGCTGGTGGACGAACTCCGGATCCTGAACACCAGTGCGCCGCCGCCGTTCCAGATAGACGACAAGAGCGAGGTGAACGAGAACACTCGTCTCAAGTACAGGTATCTCGACCTCCGCCGTCCCGTGGTGCAGAGGCCATTTGTGCTCCGGCACGAGATCATGGCGGCCACCCGGCAGTATTTGAACCGGAACGGGTTTCTGGATCTGGAAACACCGATGCTCACCAAGTCGACGCCGGAAGGCGCACGGGATTTTCTCGTTCCCTCACGGGTCAATCCTGGCCGCTTTTATGCCCTGCCCCAGTCACCGCAGCTGTTCAAGCAGATACTGATGGTGTCGGGCTTCGATGCGTACTACCAGATCGTCAAATGCTTCCGCGACGAGGATTTGCGGGCCGACCGGCAGCCTGAATTTACGCAGATCGATATCGAAAAGAGCTTCCTTACCTGCGAACAGATGTACGCCCTCATCGAGGGGCTCCTGAAGGAACTGGTGAAGGTCTCCCGGGGCTATGACATTTCCACTCCTTTCCCGCGGCTCACTTACGCCGAGGTGATGGAGCGATATGGCTCCGACAAGCCAGACACCCGGTTCGGCCTTGAGCATCTCACGGTGACCGACCTGTTCAGGGGGTCCGGCGTCAAGGTATTCGCCGCGCAGGTGGAGTCTGGCGGCATCGTCAAGGCGATGAATGCCAAGGGCGGCGGCCAGCTCTCGCGGAGCGAGATCGACTCGTTGACGGACCTGGTGAAGATACACGGAGCCAAGGGGCTTGCGTGGATCAAGATCAACGAGGGCGGTGCGTGGCAATCGCCAATAGAGAAGTTCCTCTCGCCTGCCGAGAAGGACGGACTCAGGGAACGGCTGAAACCCGAAGTCGGCGACATCCTTTTCTTCATGGCCGACAAACCGGCGGTTGCTCACGCGGCCCTGTCGGCCGTGCGGCTGCATCTGGGAGCGAAGCTGAACCTCATTGACCAGGCGAAGCTGAACTTCCTGTGGGTGACCGACTTCCCCATGTTCGAATTCGACGAGGCGGAAAAGCGGTATGTGGCGCTCCACCATCCGTTCACCGCGCCGCGGGACGAGGACATTCCACTCCTTGACACCGACCCGCTCAAGGCGACGGCCCAGGCATACGATATCGTGCTGAATGGCCTGGAACTGGGCGGCGGCTCGATCCGTATCCACCGGCAGGATATCCAGCAGAAGGTTTTCAGCGCGCTCGGACTGACGGCCGAGGAGTCACAGGCAAAGTTCGGGTTCCTTCTTGACGCGCTGCAGTTCGGAACGCCGCCCCATGGGGGGCTGGCGCTGGGTCTTGACCGGACCGTCATGCTGCTGGCCGGAATGCACTCGATCCGGGATGTGATCACCTTCCCCAAGACCCAGAAGGGGGTAGATCTCATGACCGACGCCCCGGGGGAAGTAGATGCAAAACAGCTTCTGGAGCTCTCGATCCGTATCCACCGGCCCTGA